One Methylosarcina fibrata AML-C10 DNA segment encodes these proteins:
- the cas6e gene encoding type I-E CRISPR-associated protein Cas6/Cse3/CasE: MFLSKVHIPWQQAKNSYQYHQALWRLFPGYEDAERDFLFRVEQIQAGVGASVLLQSLLMPEGGDQSPLILAQREFGLNVPKGQRLRFRLRANPIKTIKDSNKGTIEKKGKTFVKTVRVPLLHEEQQRAWLERKLQDFAKLETLIVQPEPMIYFRKSKEGRSGKIQTVLFDGVLTVIDAEVLQVHVAQGIGPAKAFGCGLLSVARV, encoded by the coding sequence ATGTTTCTGAGTAAGGTGCATATTCCTTGGCAGCAAGCGAAAAATTCTTATCAATACCATCAAGCCTTGTGGCGTTTGTTTCCAGGCTATGAAGACGCGGAAAGAGATTTTTTATTTCGCGTCGAACAAATCCAGGCCGGTGTTGGCGCTAGCGTGCTTCTGCAATCGTTACTCATGCCGGAAGGCGGCGATCAAAGCCCATTGATACTGGCTCAAAGAGAATTTGGTTTGAATGTGCCGAAAGGCCAACGCCTGCGGTTCCGGCTACGTGCCAATCCGATCAAAACTATCAAGGACAGCAACAAAGGAACGATTGAGAAGAAGGGTAAAACGTTTGTCAAAACCGTTCGGGTACCGTTGTTGCACGAAGAACAGCAACGGGCTTGGCTGGAGAGAAAGCTTCAGGATTTCGCAAAGCTGGAAACCTTGATTGTCCAGCCCGAACCTATGATCTACTTTCGTAAATCAAAAGAAGGCAGGAGCGGTAAAATCCAAACCGTTCTCTTCGACGGCGTACTAACAGTTATAGACGCAGAGGTTTTACAAGTACATGTTGCCCAAGGCATCGGCCCCGCCAAAGCCTTCGGCTGTGGCTTGCTTTCTGTTGCCAGAGTATAA
- a CDS encoding type II toxin-antitoxin system HicB family antitoxin, producing the protein MKLKVIIHEAEESGYWAEVPALPGCVSQGETFEELLNNLDEAISGCLTVDLVSVTMDRNDRVIEISV; encoded by the coding sequence ATGAAACTTAAAGTAATTATTCACGAAGCAGAAGAATCCGGTTACTGGGCCGAAGTACCGGCATTGCCGGGATGTGTGTCTCAAGGCGAGACTTTTGAAGAATTGCTGAACAATCTTGATGAGGCTATATCCGGTTGCTTAACAGTGGATTTGGTATCCGTAACGATGGATAGAAATGATCGTGTAATCGAAATTTCAGTGTAG
- a CDS encoding type II toxin-antitoxin system VapC family toxin translates to MKNSIIADTGFWYALICEDDAFHQRAMDAMQELNAPLICTWPVISETCYLLQARVSSQAAFEFLSSGNEGLYEVYPIKTEQIHRLVKLMQKYADLPMDLADASLVLLAEEIGHGRILSTDRRDFKTYRWKNHKPFQNLLLPDD, encoded by the coding sequence ATGAAAAATTCGATCATCGCTGATACAGGGTTCTGGTATGCCCTGATCTGCGAAGATGACGCATTTCATCAGCGCGCCATGGATGCGATGCAGGAGCTGAATGCTCCTTTGATATGCACATGGCCGGTCATCAGCGAAACGTGTTACTTATTGCAAGCCCGGGTTTCCTCTCAGGCTGCGTTCGAGTTTTTGTCGTCTGGCAATGAAGGATTGTATGAAGTCTATCCGATCAAAACCGAACAAATTCATCGACTGGTCAAGTTGATGCAAAAATACGCCGACCTGCCGATGGATTTGGCCGATGCCTCGCTGGTTCTGCTTGCCGAGGAGATCGGCCACGGACGTATTCTCTCGACCGACCGGCGCGACTTTAAAACCTACCGATGGAAAAACCACAAACCGTTTCAAAACCTGCTGCTGCCGGACGACTGA
- the mntA gene encoding type VII toxin-antitoxin system MntA family adenylyltransferase antitoxin: MTDLLQQIAKLAENDPDIAVVWLYGSRAKGNAHASSDYDLAVAFNRFIKDDPVEKRLRPECLALDWQQALGLHDFQLSVVDINQAPIPLAFEIVQADKVIFCRDEDRLWLETLRIHSRMELDYA, encoded by the coding sequence ATGACCGATCTGCTGCAACAAATCGCCAAACTTGCCGAAAATGACCCTGATATTGCGGTCGTCTGGCTCTACGGTTCGCGCGCGAAAGGCAACGCCCATGCGTCCAGCGATTACGATCTGGCTGTAGCGTTTAATCGCTTTATCAAGGACGACCCGGTCGAAAAGCGGCTCCGGCCCGAGTGTTTGGCGCTGGACTGGCAACAGGCTTTGGGCCTGCATGATTTTCAGTTGTCCGTGGTGGACATCAATCAGGCGCCGATCCCTCTGGCTTTTGAAATCGTTCAGGCGGATAAGGTGATTTTTTGCCGCGATGAAGACCGGCTCTGGCTGGAAACGCTTCGCATTCATAGCCGCATGGAGCTGGATTATGCCTAA
- the hepT gene encoding type VII toxin-antitoxin system HepT family RNase toxin, which translates to MPKAYLDSIEQHSRECREDLDALSVMAAERPFSRIERRAAERALQVLIEACIGAAKFWLKAEHLNLPVDAYESFAKLAELQKISLNELKQWRKIVGMRNALVHDYLTIDADLLRTVLAERSYDFLIDFILKVKQQCTPQH; encoded by the coding sequence ATGCCTAAAGCCTATCTCGACTCGATCGAGCAACACAGCCGGGAATGCCGGGAAGATCTGGATGCCTTGTCTGTTATGGCCGCAGAGCGTCCATTCAGCCGGATTGAGCGGCGCGCTGCCGAACGGGCTTTGCAGGTATTGATAGAAGCCTGCATCGGAGCGGCAAAATTTTGGTTAAAGGCCGAACATCTTAACCTGCCGGTGGACGCCTACGAAAGTTTCGCCAAACTGGCCGAATTGCAAAAGATATCGCTGAATGAACTGAAGCAGTGGCGCAAAATTGTAGGTATGCGCAATGCATTGGTGCACGATTATCTGACTATCGACGCCGACTTGTTACGGACTGTTTTGGCCGAACGGTCGTATGATTTTCTGATCGATTTTATTTTGAAGGTCAAGCAGCAATGTACGCCTCAACACTAA
- the cas1e gene encoding type I-E CRISPR-associated endonuclease Cas1e — translation MLPPLKPIAMKERVSMVFIEKGQIDVKDGAFVVIDETGIRTHIPVGSIACIMLEPGTRVSHHAAALAARAGTLLVWVGEAGVRVYASGQPGGARSDRLLYQAKLALDDAARLKVVRKMYEIRFGEKPPERRSVEQLRGIEGARVKKTYELLAKQAGVQWKGRRYDPTEWDNSDMANRCVSSATACLYGICEAAVLAAGYAPAIGFIHTGKPLSFVYDIADLFKFDEIIPHAFKIAAKNNRDPEREVRLMCRDVFRQSKILRKIIPTIEEVLAAGELEIPKAAEESVLPAIPNPESIGDVGHRS, via the coding sequence ATGCTGCCTCCGCTCAAACCTATCGCGATGAAAGAACGCGTATCGATGGTCTTTATCGAAAAAGGCCAGATCGACGTGAAAGACGGCGCCTTCGTCGTGATCGACGAAACCGGCATCCGCACCCATATTCCGGTCGGCAGCATTGCCTGCATCATGCTGGAGCCGGGCACCCGCGTTTCCCATCATGCCGCCGCGTTGGCGGCGAGGGCAGGGACCTTGCTGGTCTGGGTCGGCGAAGCGGGCGTCAGAGTCTATGCTTCGGGGCAGCCGGGCGGCGCGCGTTCCGACCGCCTGCTGTATCAGGCCAAACTGGCGCTGGACGATGCGGCGCGATTGAAAGTTGTGCGCAAGATGTACGAGATCCGCTTCGGCGAAAAACCGCCCGAGCGGCGCAGCGTGGAACAATTGCGCGGCATCGAAGGCGCCCGCGTCAAAAAAACCTACGAACTGCTGGCTAAACAGGCCGGCGTCCAATGGAAAGGCCGCCGCTACGACCCGACGGAATGGGATAACAGCGACATGGCGAACCGCTGCGTCAGCTCGGCCACCGCCTGTCTGTATGGCATCTGTGAAGCGGCGGTGCTGGCGGCGGGCTACGCGCCGGCGATCGGCTTCATCCATACCGGCAAGCCGCTGTCGTTCGTTTACGACATTGCCGATCTGTTCAAATTCGACGAGATCATTCCCCACGCCTTCAAAATCGCCGCGAAGAATAACCGCGATCCGGAGCGCGAAGTCCGGCTGATGTGCCGCGATGTTTTCCGGCAAAGCAAAATCCTGAGAAAAATCATTCCCACCATCGAAGAGGTACTGGCCGCCGGCGAGCTGGAGATTCCCAAAGCGGCCGAAGAATCGGTACTACCCGCCATTCCCAACCCCGAGAGCATCGGCGATGTTGGTCATCGTAGTTGA
- the cas2e gene encoding type I-E CRISPR-associated endoribonuclease Cas2e: protein MLVIVVENVPPRLRGRLAVWLIEIRAGVYVGDLSVRVRDMIWSQIEKGIEDGNAVMVWSTNTESGFDFITLGKNRRLPVELDGLKLVSFYPEEDPKDQNAL from the coding sequence ATGTTGGTCATCGTAGTTGAAAACGTCCCGCCCCGGTTGCGCGGCCGCCTGGCCGTCTGGCTGATCGAAATTCGCGCCGGCGTTTATGTCGGCGACTTGTCGGTCAGAGTCAGGGACATGATTTGGTCGCAAATCGAAAAGGGTATCGAAGACGGCAATGCCGTGATGGTTTGGTCTACCAATACCGAATCCGGATTCGATTTTATCACCCTGGGCAAAAACCGCCGACTTCCGGTCGAACTGGACGGATTGAAACTGGTTTCGTTTTATCCCGAGGAAGACCCGAAGGATCAAAATGCTCTTTAA
- a CDS encoding IS630 family transposase (programmed frameshift), translating to MPALKYKVNLTEDEKRGLEAMINKGKAAARHLTRARILLKAAAGIQDKDIIQALGVSESMVLTTRQRCVEEGPEAALKERPRPGRAPKLTEKQAAHIIALACSEAPTGHDHWTLRLLADKVVELAYADRCSYETIRQLLKKHSLKPWQKQEWCIPEVSAEFVAAMEDVLDLYEEPYDPLRPVVCFDESPKQLIAEVRQPLPPEPGQPARYDTGYERKGVCDLMMICEPKRGFRQVDITARRTKIEFAHSMKHIAELYPDAAVIRVVLDNLNTHKMASLYEAFPAEQARELARRLEFHYTPKHGSWLNIAEIELAVLSNMCLSQRIPDTESLRREVEANILPRNTKATPVNWRFTTQQARRKLARLYPCVSS from the exons ATGCCAGCTCTTAAATACAAAGTCAATCTGACTGAAGACGAAAAGCGTGGCTTGGAAGCCATGATCAACAAAGGAAAAGCCGCGGCACGCCATCTGACACGCGCGCGAATTTTATTAAAAGCGGCAGCGGGTATTCAGGATAAAGACATTATCCAAGCTTTGGGTGTCTCGGAATCAATGGTGTTGACGACGCGCCAACGGTGTGTGGAAGAAGGCCCGGAAGCCGCCCTGAAAGAACGCCCCCGTCCAGGACGTGCCCCAAAACTGACGGAGAAGCAGGCCGCCCATATTATCGCCTTGGCTTGTAGTGAGGCGCCGACAGGGCATGATCACTGGACCTTGCGGTTGTTGGCGGACAAAGTGGTGGAATTAGCGTATGCCGACCGTTGCAGCTATGAAACCATCCGTCAGCTTTTAAAAAAACACTC TCTCAAACCCTGGCAGAAGCAAGAGTGGTGCATTCCCGAGGTGAGTGCTGAATTTGTCGCGGCGATGGAAGACGTGCTGGACCTTTATGAAGAACCCTACGATCCGTTGCGCCCGGTTGTGTGTTTCGACGAAAGTCCGAAGCAACTCATTGCGGAAGTCCGCCAACCTCTCCCGCCTGAGCCCGGTCAACCGGCCCGCTATGACACCGGCTATGAACGGAAAGGCGTCTGCGATTTGATGATGATCTGCGAACCTAAACGCGGTTTTCGGCAGGTGGACATCACCGCGCGGCGGACCAAAATCGAATTCGCGCACAGCATGAAGCATATCGCTGAACTTTATCCGGACGCGGCGGTGATCCGGGTGGTGCTGGACAATCTGAATACCCATAAAATGGCGTCTTTGTATGAAGCCTTTCCAGCAGAGCAAGCCCGTGAATTGGCGCGACGGCTGGAGTTCCACTACACGCCCAAGCATGGCAGTTGGCTAAACATCGCTGAGATCGAACTGGCCGTCTTGTCGAACATGTGTTTATCACAGCGGATACCGGACACAGAGAGCCTCCGGCGTGAGGTCGAAGCCAATATCCTACCGCGCAACACCAAGGCGACGCCCGTCAATTGGCGATTTACGACGCAACAGGCACGACGTAAACTGGCTCGCCTGTATCCTTGTGTTTCTTCGTGA